One Vigna unguiculata cultivar IT97K-499-35 chromosome 11, ASM411807v1, whole genome shotgun sequence DNA window includes the following coding sequences:
- the LOC114168284 gene encoding MLP-like protein 43 yields the protein MTLAGKITTEIGVHATAAKWFNLFAKQLHHVQNLAERVHGTKLHRGQDWHHPESIKQWTYVIDGKVTTCQESIESIDEANKTITYKLFNGDIDQQFKVFKFIFQAIDKNSGGAIIKWTIEYERVSEDVDPPYGYVEYLHKSTRDIDAHLLKA from the exons ATGACACTTGCTGGTAAAATCACCACTGAAATTGGGGTTCATGCAACTGCTGCAAAGTGGTTCAACCTCTTTGCAAAGCAACTCCATCATGTTCAGAACCTTGCTGAAAGAGTCCATGGAACCAAGCTCCATCGTGGTCAAGACTGGCACCACCCTGAGTCCATCAAACAATGGACTTATGTCATAG ATGGTAAGGTGACAACATGTCAGGAGAGTATTGAATCTATTGATGAAGCAAACAAAACAATCACCTACAAGCTCTTCAATGGAGACATCGATCAGCAGTTCAAGGTTTTCAAGTTCATATTTCAAGCAATCGATAAGAACAGTGGTGGTGCTATTATCAAATGGACCATTGAATATGAGAGGGTTAGTGAGGACGTTGATCCTCCTTATGGCTACGTCGAGTACCTGCACAAATCTACCAGAGACATTGATGCTCATCTTCTCAAGGCATAG